In Zingiber officinale cultivar Zhangliang chromosome 8B, Zo_v1.1, whole genome shotgun sequence, a single genomic region encodes these proteins:
- the LOC122017066 gene encoding transcription factor MYB108-like: protein MEVQEMELRRGPWTTEEDRALMNYIALNGEGKWNSLARRAGLRRTGKSCRLRWLNYLRPDVRRGNITPEEQLLILELHSRWGNRWSKIAQYFPGRTDNEIKNYWRTRVQKHAKQLECDAGSQQFRDVVRYLWMPRLLERIGGGGSSTSAAAEFGVATPAITETEAKPSPENSTAAASSSSVDSVSAQFSPQPPVSGGLMHPGGELWPESLPKAFDFPDLEQMVWPAGDDLWSADDIWLLQQQF, encoded by the exons ATGGAGGTCCAGGAGATGGAGTTGAGAAGAGGGCCTTGGACGACGGAGGAGGACCGCGCCCTGATGAACTACATCGCCCTCAATGGCGAGGGGAAGTGGAATTCGCTGGCTCGTCGCGCAG ggcTGAGGAGGACAGGGAAGAGCTGTCGCCTCCGGTGGCTGAACTATCTCCGGCCGGACGTACGGAGGGGCAACATCACGCCGGAGGAGCAACTGCTCATCTTGGAACTCCACTCGCGGTGGGGGAACAG ATGGTCGAAGATAGCGCAGTATTTTCCGGGGagaaccgacaacgagatcaagAACTACTGGAGGACGCGGGTGCAGAAGCACGCGAAGCAGCTCGAATGCGACGCCGGCAGCCAGCAGTTCAGGGACGTCGTGCGCTACCTGTGGATGCCCCGCCTCCTGGAGAGAATCGGCGGCGGAGGCTCCAGTACGTCCGCCGCTGCGGAGTTCGGGGTTGCGACTCCGGCGATCACGGAGACGGAGGCAAAGCCCAGCCCGGAGAATTCGACCGCCGCTGCGTCGTCGTCGTCGGTGGATTCGGTCAGCGCGCAGTTCTCGCCGCAGCCTCCTGTTTCCGGCGGCCTGATGCATCCAGGCGGCGAGCTGTGGCCGGAGTCGCTGCCGAAGGCCTTCGACTTCCCGGACTTGGAGCAGATGGTGTGGCCAGCAGGG